A segment of the Aureimonas sp. SA4125 genome:
CGGGGAAAATTGCTGAGCTGAATGGGATATCGAAAATTGTCGATGGCGCGACGGATCATCGTATCAGCATATCGGGACGGGTTGAAACCATCTGCGACGCAAACAGTTTTCCGCCGTCTCGCTATGGCGCCCTGCTTCCGTCCGGATGTACAAGGGTCGCTCTCGCGCTTCGGCTCCTGGCATCAAAACTCACGTGGATCGATCCCGATCGTAGGGCCGATGCGATTGGCTCGCTTACCACCAGCCGGCATCCTCATCCAGCCGAAATATACCGTCCTGGAGATTTCCCATCCGACGAGAAGATGGGTCAGGGACAATCCCGCGCCGATCATAGCGAAGGCGACCTCCTTATTATACCGCCTATTTCCCTTGCCGTCGCTAAACTCGTATTCGAGAAACTCCGCCTCCTCCTCCGTCAATTCCGTGATCGTCCTCGGAGGCGCTCGCTTCTTCGACGAGCCGCTCTGCGTTCGTTTGGCAAGCAATCTCTGCGACCTCCCTTTGCGTTCCGCGTCCAGCCCTTCTCATGCATCGAACATCGACCATGGCTCGCCGCGTTGCAGGGTCCAGAAGGCGTAGAGCTGCTTGTACATTCGGGTAAGGCGTACGATCGGAGGGGCAGCGCAGGATTATCGTCCGGAAACGAGGGTTCACGGCAGGGCACGGTGAGTTTTCGATGCCGTGGCGAGCGCCGCGGCGTGTATTGGACCAACTACTCCATCCCGCCGTTGGAACGTCCATGCTTTCGTCGGACCTGCGTGCCGCGGCGCTCTCGGCAAAAAGACTTATCCGGTCGGTCCCTCGATGGCAGTGGGAATGCGGTCGTGCCCCAAACGATGGGACCTACTGCCCGATTGATCCTTTGGCATCTCATGTCCGACGGTGAGAGGATGGAGCCTCTTCACTTCTTGAGGATGAGCACGTCATGCAAATCGCGATGATGGGTTCGGGCTGCGTCGGCCCGGTGATGAAGACATGCCAGGCGAATTGCGGGCATGCTGTACCCTGCCGCGAGGAAAACGAAGATGTCGCTGCGATGCGCGCCGGCCGGATGCCTGTCCTCCCGGCCTCCCCGGGGGCGGCCGAGTGACGGCTCGCCTGGCCAGTGCGCCGTTGGCGGTGCGAAGACAGCGCTCGCGCCGCGTTAGAACGGAGCCTGCGGTCAGAATGGAAGCCAAGGACAGCCCGAAACCGATGAGATTCTTCGTCACCGGAACCGCCGGCTTCATCGGATTCCACTTGGCTCAGCGCTTGCTGGCGGACGGTCACACCGTCGTCGGCTTTGATGCCATGACGTCCTACTACGACGTGCGCCTGAAACAGGCGCGGCACGCCCTGCTTGAGCGGTCCAGCCGCTTCCATGCCCATATCGGATGGCTCGAGGACCTCGAGGAACTGCGCAATGCGGCCGAGGCCGCCGAGCCCGACGTGATCGTGCATCTGGCGGCGCAAGCGGGAGTGCGCTACTCGATCGACTCTCCCCGAACCTACGTCGACAGCAATCTCGTCGGCTCCTTCAACGTTCTCGAACTCGCGCGGACCATGAAGCCGCAGCACCTCCTGCTCGCGTCGACGAGTTCGGTCTACGGCGGCAACGTGTCGACGCCCTTCCGCGAGGTCGACGAGGCGGACCGTCCGCTCAGCTTCTACGCGGCCACCAAGAAGGCGATGGAGGCGATGTCGCACTCCTACGCGCATCTCTTCAACGTGCCGACGACATGCTTTCGTTTCTTCACCGTCTATGGCCCGTGGGGCAGGCCCGACATGGCGCTGTTCCGCTTCGTCGATGCGATCGAGAACGGTCGCCCGATCGACGTCTACGGGGAGGGGATGATGCTTCGCGACTTCACCTATGTCGGTGATCTCGTGGAGGCAGTCGTGCGTCTAGTCGACCGGGCGCCGACCGAGGTTCAGGCCGCGATGGGCGATGGCGTCGCCGATACGCTTTCGCCCGTTGCGCCCTGGCGCGTGATCAATATCGGCGGCGGCGTGCCGGTCGATCTCCTGTCCTTCATCGAGACGATCGAGCGCTGCCTCGGCAAGGCGGCCGTTCGCAATATGCTGCCGATGCAGCCCGGCGATGTCCCGGTCACGTGCTGCGATCCTCGTCTGCTCGAAGCGTTGACCGGTTATCGCCCGGCGACAAGCGTGGCGG
Coding sequences within it:
- a CDS encoding NAD-dependent epimerase/dehydratase family protein, producing the protein MRFFVTGTAGFIGFHLAQRLLADGHTVVGFDAMTSYYDVRLKQARHALLERSSRFHAHIGWLEDLEELRNAAEAAEPDVIVHLAAQAGVRYSIDSPRTYVDSNLVGSFNVLELARTMKPQHLLLASTSSVYGGNVSTPFREVDEADRPLSFYAATKKAMEAMSHSYAHLFNVPTTCFRFFTVYGPWGRPDMALFRFVDAIENGRPIDVYGEGMMLRDFTYVGDLVEAVVRLVDRAPTEVQAAMGDGVADTLSPVAPWRVINIGGGVPVDLLSFIETIERCLGKAAVRNMLPMQPGDVPVTCCDPRLLEALTGYRPATSVAEGVEHFVRWYTEERLMLSSPEEAQLSRA